In Clostridia bacterium, the DNA window TTGTATATCAGCGAACACTTATAAGTCTTTGGGTAACAGAATAGAGCTTGATACGTAGGAAAATCCGTAAGATTTACGTGATGTAAATCTAGCACATACCAACAGGACGTTGGGTTTATGTGCGTTAGGATTTTACAAGTATCAAGCTCTAATTCTGTCCAAAGCTTATATTGTGTGAGTCGGTATACAAGGTTAATGCTCTTATGTAGCTATAGTCACAAAAGTACTTCAAAGCCCTTCTCAATCCTATGAAACTTGGCTGTATATCCCTAGCCTATCCCCGTTTACCTCTAATGTACTCCTGCAGCATTTCATCATAGCCCTTCATAAGTGCCTTGATTACTTGATTGTCGGCTGAGTCAAAGTGCATATCATCAATTGTACTGATTGGGAGAAGCTTTGGAGAGGTGCCTGTCATGAAAACCCCATCCATATCTCCAAGCATAGAAGCATTTATGGGCTCTTCCACTATTTCAATTGCCAGCTTTTCGCAGAGTTCAAATACGCATACACGGGTTATCCCTATTAATACACTGCCCTTGGGAGCTGTATATACTATGCCGTTTTTGACGAAGAATACGTTGGAACGGCTTCCTTCGGTAACCTGATTTTCACGATTGACCAGCAAAGCCTCATATGCTTTAGCACTGGACAAAGCGTCAGCTACCTTTTCCTTAAAGCTTAGATTCACAACCTTTGCATTGGGGTTAGACCGCTCCTCATTGAAAAGTATGGCCGGGACTCCCCTTTTATACTCATCTGCTGCCGGATAATTGCTTTGTATGAAATATGCCATATAATCAGGGAGGATGTTTTCCAGGTTGTATACTATGATTTTTATATTCTTGTTGGGACTGTCATTAGCTTTAATCAGCTTATGGATACTGCTTTCAACATTGTCTGCTATTGAGCCAACAGTACAGCCAGTGAGCCTTGCTGAAGCCTCCAGCCTTTTCAAATGCCTTTCGAGGAAAAGCGGAACTCCGGACAATACCCTTATTACCTCATAAATTGTCTTGGAGGAACCTGCAGAAAGTGCGCCGACTTCAGATGCCGACACGATTCTACCGTTGGTTATAACATAATCTTCAATTATTTCGCTGCTCATCAATCTGGCTCCTGTCTCCATATATTTTGAATAAACTCTACAATAAAAACTTAACACTAAGTATATTATAATTCAAGAAATTATATTATATAACACAGGAATAAATGAGCAATAAGTCGAATAATGTATGAAATTGGATATTATATGATAAAGAGGTGGAGACTCATGCCTGATAATATGGAGCTGCTTTTAAGACTTACCCTTGCCTGTCTGTTCGGGGGGCTCGTCGGCATCGAAAGGGAACGGAACAGACATCCTGCCGGCTTTAGGACACATATACTTGTATGCGTAGGTTCCACCCTGGTTATGCTGTGCAATATCTTTATTTTTGAGCGCTATAAGAATTATGCCAATATTGATCCGTCACGCTTAGGAGCTCAAGTAATAAGTGGAATCGGTTTTCTGGGGGCGGGCACGATATTGAAGGAAGGGGTTACAGTAAAAGGCTTGACAACAGCGGCCAGCATTTGGTCAGTTGCTTGCATCGGGATTGCTACAGGATTGGGCTTCTATACTGGTTCGATATTTGCGACTGCACTTGTTCTTGTAACGCTGGTAGTCTTTTCAAGAGCTGAAGGTCGTTTGTATGGGAGAAGAAAAAGCACACTACTGAAAATTAAGGCCGTGGATAGACCGGGGCAGATAGGGAAGATAGGTACTGAATTGGGCAAATGTGGTCTGCAAATCTGCGACATTTCCATGGAGGTTTCGGATGAAACCTCTGTTCTGATAAAAGTCAGGATTAGCAGTGCAAGACAGGATATCGACATGGAGGTAATGGACTGTTTATCGAAAATAGATGGCATTTTATATGTTGAGGTTTGCGAATGACGTTTTTTTTCTGTATAATAATATTACGTCAAAAATAACAATGGGGGACTAGTTTTGAAAAAAGGTAGTAATTTTCGCAATTATTTATGGTTTACGATTTGGTTTGGAGCTCTATTCGCAGTTGCTTTTATTCTTTTATATCCGACCACCCATACTTTGTTTG includes these proteins:
- a CDS encoding MgtC/SapB family protein produces the protein MPDNMELLLRLTLACLFGGLVGIERERNRHPAGFRTHILVCVGSTLVMLCNIFIFERYKNYANIDPSRLGAQVISGIGFLGAGTILKEGVTVKGLTTAASIWSVACIGIATGLGFYTGSIFATALVLVTLVVFSRAEGRLYGRRKSTLLKIKAVDRPGQIGKIGTELGKCGLQICDISMEVSDETSVLIKVRISSARQDIDMEVMDCLSKIDGILYVEVCE
- a CDS encoding aminotransferase class IV, translating into MSSEIIEDYVITNGRIVSASEVGALSAGSSKTIYEVIRVLSGVPLFLERHLKRLEASARLTGCTVGSIADNVESSIHKLIKANDSPNKNIKIIVYNLENILPDYMAYFIQSNYPAADEYKRGVPAILFNEERSNPNAKVVNLSFKEKVADALSSAKAYEALLVNRENQVTEGSRSNVFFVKNGIVYTAPKGSVLIGITRVCVFELCEKLAIEIVEEPINASMLGDMDGVFMTGTSPKLLPISTIDDMHFDSADNQVIKALMKGYDEMLQEYIRGKRG